The sequence ACAAGAAATCATTCTTAAACCATCCATACATAAGCCAAATGAGGTTTCCGCATATGATAAAATGTTTGAGCTACCAAATTCATCTCCTGATGTAGTAGCAGAAGACAACGCAGGCAATCATGACAAGGAGACCAGTGATGAAGATatgactcttgatgtagaaggTGGTGTTACAAGTTATCAACCAGACGATATCTCTAGTGAGATGGAAAATTATGTGGATGCACCCTCGGCAATGGAATCAGAAATGGACACAGACTCTGAATTAAGGGTGAAGTGTGATTTCACGTCTTCCTTTATAAACGCGCAGCAGTTGGTTTCTGATTCAAATGAAGAGACTTCTGATACAAATGAAAAACAAGCCAATACTCATTCTTCTGATTCTCATTCCTCTAGAAACTCCACAGAATCTAATGATGGGGACGTTTCATCCAGAAAAGATTTGTCTTCTTTCTCTTCTTCAGGTTCGCCAAGGACTTCGACTGAAAACCCACAGTCCGAATGTGAAGTATCGGCTACAATCCTTCCACTTACTGTTATCGTTGATATACTGCCTTACCGTAAAACTCCTCAGGAAGACATCCCTGTTTCTCAGCTTACAAAACCGGCGATTTACAATTATACTTGCACTGGAACTGCTACAATTACCGATCACGAATCTGATTTGGACCAGCTGACTTCGAGTTTGACCTCTTCTGATTCAACTCCGCATTTTAATTTAGAATGTGTTAATAAAGGAAGGTCTGAGTCTCATGAATCTTCTCCTTTGGATCAAGACGAGAGAAGGACAAGCATTGTCTTGGATCTGCGATGTTCTCCCAGTGTCTCAGAAATGCATTCAGGGTATAATTCTCCAAGATTTTCTAGTGCTGATCATCTAGTTGATGAATCAGATAATGAGAGTGTACCTTGTTTATCTACCATCTCTGATCATTCGTGTCATACCGCAGATAGTGCAGTTCTATTGTCAACAGATTTTCTACATGATCATGATTCTGACACGGAGGATCCAAAAATGGGTGAAAATGATACTTCCACATTAAATATCTGTGATGCTCGTCCTGTGGAGAGAGTTGGCTCTTTACACATGATATCTAACCTAATGCCAAATAAATCAGACGGTGGGGTTCAAGAAATACCTGAAAACTCTGTAACTAAGTGTTCTGATGCAGACCATACCGGAGACCGTTTCACTGCAACTTCTGAGGGGGAAAAGCTGATTGATGAAATAGGTAATGAAGATTCCGTTGCATTTTCTGATATCGCAAGCATTGTGGAGGCTTCTCTTGGGAAGAGCTTTGAGCAAACATCAGTCGCCAGTGCTCAAAACTCAGGTTCCGAAGATTGCTCTAATAGCTCAGCTGACTTGCAGCTGGGttcccaaaatttaattttattgcaTATAGTACACTCACATGATTTGCACGGGACGGTTCTTGACGTTCAAGACGGAGATGGTGTCATTCCTGTTGAACAGAGGACAGAAACTGAAACTCCTGCAGTTGGGATGCCTCAATTTTGTGAAGTGGAGTTACTGAGAACTGAAATAACAGGTGATCATGTTTTTCCTGGTGATTCAGCATTTGTAGAATGTTCCTATTGTCCTAAGGAAAATCTTGAAAACCCCACTGGGACATCAGATTTCGTGGAAAAGTCCAAAGTTACTCCATGCACAAACTCTGTTGATCTTGAAGGTGAAGAAATTTCTAGTTCTCCAGATTCGATATCACCGAATAAGGTTCATGTACAGTTGGATGCAACTGATGGTCAAATGCAACAATCAGAGACTGCTGTCATTGCTCTTTCCGTCTCTTCCATTGCAGACGACAAAGATGATGTCAGTTTGTTTGTGGAGCACGATAAAATGGTAGAAGAGATCAGTCCTTGTTTTAATGATTCAGGTTTTGATGAACTTAGGAATTACGAGGCCAGTCTCTTGGGCAACCAGGGAGAATCAGACTTAGTGGAGATAGCGAGTCAAAGAGAAGCTGCTGCATCAATTTTGAACACGGTTGTTTCCGACACTGTGAATTGTGATAAACTTAAGTCAGAAATATCAGACACCGTTCCCAATTCATATCTCGGGTTCGAAGTTGAACACGGCTTGGATCCTGACAACAGTGCCACAATTGAGCCATCTCTGCAGAAAAATGACTTTAGTACAGCTCAGGAATCTAGCCAGCAACGTGGTCTTGAAAATCATACTGCTGATGCTCACTCTTTGACTAGTGGTAGCCAAGTGAAAGAAAAGATCGAATTACCACAGAACCAACTTGATGAAGAATTGCTGGGATCTGATGAAATAAACTCAGGCCCATTACCGTTGTTACCAATCAATCACCAGCAAATACCGGATCATGATGAACGTGAAGGACATGAAAATTATGTCTCTGTGTTTTCTCTTGAAAATCGTCCAAGTCCACCGTCAGTGCCTGATCTTCATGCACAAAGCAACCATATCATTGAAGGCTCTGCGCTTCTTAAAGATTCATTAAGTTTCGCACTTCCTTCCACATATCCCTTTTCTGAAGCAAATCATATTAATTTAGAAGAAGAATTACATCCGTTGCCACCTCTTCCTCCAGTTCAATGGAGGATGGGAAAGCTTCAACGGGCCTCTTATGCTTCTGATGGCAAGATGAGGAAACATGTTCAATTGTCTTCACTGGGAATCTCCCCACCCACCACATCCAAAGATGATGCTTTTTCTTCACATGAAGAGCTGAATCGATCTcgaaatcaaatcaatcaagaCATGAAAACGAAAGAAGAGATGAGCAAGAACTACTCCTCTAGTTTGGTTGCCAGAAAGCTTCAGCATTCCTCTTGTGTTTCTGATGGCGAGATCATGAAACATGCTGAATCGTCTTCACTAGGAATCTCCCCATCCACCACATCCAAAGACGATGCTAGTTCTTCATGCAAAGAGCTGAATCAATCTCTAAATCAAATCAGTCAAGGCATGATTACAAAAGTAGAGAAGAGTGAACATGGCTCCTCTGGTTCGGTTGCCAGAGAGCTTCAGCATGCCTCTTGTTCTTCTGATGGCGAGACGATGAAACATGGTGAATTGTCTTCACTGGGAATCTCCCCACCCACCACATTCAAAGATGATACTATTTATTCACATGAAGGGCTGGATCGAAATCTAAATCAGATCAATCAAGACATGACAACAAAAGAAGAGAAGAGTGAGCACAGCTCCTCCAGTTTCATTTCCAGCATCATGATGCCTGACACAATTGACCTTCGGGCGAAGACAGAAATTGAGCAGGAGCAGCAGCTTGTCATGCCATCTTCAGAGAGCGGGTCTACATCACTAGCTGGGGAAGATGTTTCACATGGGGGTCAAACTGTGAAACTGCCCCGACCTCGGAATCCTCTAATTGATGCAGTCACTGCTGTTGATAAAAGTAAAGTAAGTGTCTGTAGATTCCTCTTAAACAAAATGTACCATTAGTTCCCTATGCATATTTTTCACAATTCAAATCAATCTGCAGCTGAGAAAAGTTGCAGAACGAGTGAGACCGGAAATACACAAGGTAGATGAGAGAGACTCAATCTTGGAGCAAATAAGGACCAAGGTAAGAGGGAACAGAATGGATTTTGCCATGTATATGAGTATATCATACCATTCCATAGAAAACTCATTATCATTGATCATTATTTTACAGTCCTTCAACTTGAAGCCTGCACTGGCATCAAGACCTAGCATTCGAGCTCCTAAAACCAATCTTAAAGTTGCTGCAATATTGCAAAAGGCAAATGCAATTCGCCAGGTCAATTTCTTTTGCCTTAACAAAAACTGCATGTTCAAGATTTATGTCAATCATGATTAAATTTGCTAATCGAAGTGGTGAATACTACAGGCCTTGGTTGatagtgatgatgatgataattgGAGTGATTCTTGAACTTCATCCAAGTGGTGTATCTCCTAGACCTTTCTTGTTATACAAAATCTCGTAATACCCAAATGGAAGGCGAACTGGTACACTTATCCGTAGAGTAGGCCAGTTATAGTGCTGGTTCTTGAGCAGAGTACAAAGAAATCTGTATATTTGAAGCTTGAAAATTTGGTTAGCAAAGTGTCAGAAAGAGTAAAAGAGTGAATTGTGCAATTTTGTCTCGTGCATATGACTACACTTTCCCACTTCTATTCATATTATTATTCAACCATTTGTCCAAACCAAAAAATATTGTGGAATTTAGATATACAATACTATTAAAATGTGTCTGAATAATGTTTTTTTCCCTCATCTGATACACTCGAAAGACGTTGGATATATTTGTGCAATGAATATGAAGGTGGGCATCTAGTATGGTTGGAGTAGCCAAGTTATTTACAAGTAATTTTATTTATACTTGTGTCTTACTTATTCATCATTAgctaatatttaaatgaatgatATATAATCATCCCGGCCATAAGTTTATTCGATACTAACATATGATTTACGAGATAAACCTCTTTTTTGGAATTTAACTACATAAACAAATGTGCAAAAACCATTCCAAACATTACtttacaaataatttttctttcttcaaatCTAGTAATTTTGTTCGAAAAATTGTTATACTTAAACATGACTGATCCTTGTGCTGTTGATGTTCTTTCaaattatcttttatttcttttaataaaCGATATGGAAAAGATTATTTCTATTTCCTATCTCAGTATTTAAAGCTCATTTCTGCTTGAATTCTTCAGTAGTAACTTAATCGAGATGTTTctattttcatataaatataaactGGACATTATTGCAACAATCTGCtagaatataaaaattcattagaATGTGATCTCTTATCGGATATTTGTAACAATAGCAGCATTCCAGCAACTTTGACTTCGAGTAAAATTAatggattcaaaatctaataaCACCGCGTACTGTTCAATTTTATGAAGTCCCTCCTtttcaatttaataattaataatttcattattaaGCCATAAAATAATTTGTGATAAAGGAGTTGTCTCTAATTTCtcattaaaatcaaaataatcggAATGAATTCGACATGGTTTGCAAGTTACGATGAAAAAGATCCATGATATCAAGAATGTAAAAACATTTGAATCGTTTAAAttgtaaatcaagaatatatttttttattcatttttcgtGTGAAATAAATTCTCACTTGGGCGAAGCTGGGGCCACATCATGTATTGGTCCACGTGGTATCGTCCGTAGCAGATCCCAAGCTCCCTCCACCCTGACTTGGCCCCCAGGAGCCGGTCAAATCCACAAGGTTTGACCAAAAATTCAATTTCCACGGTCAGAACTCCTCTCTTGCCTTCCCTAAGtatttatacacacacactcgGATTCAAATTCCCCAACTCTTTCATGCtcagaaaaagggaaaaaaattccTCCACTCTTTCTCAATCGTTGTCACTACTTTTTTTTCAATGGGTTCTTCAGGATCCAACACTCATACAGATTATATTCATTATTCCAGCTTTTGCGATTACTCCAATGATCAACACATGGCTCCTCCCTATGCTGATCTTTTTGCAAGTTATGAAGAACAAAATTCTTCCTTCAGTTGGCCTGCTGATTCTGCACAGTCCCCCAAATACAAGTCCTTTTTACCTATGTCCCCTTCTCCTTCATTTCCTACTTGTTCAACCCCCTCTCTGTTTCTTGATTCTCCAACTTTTTTCGATTCCTCTAACGTAAGTTTGTATGCATGGCTGGTTTTAGTTCTCATCACTTTTTTATTCAAGTAATGATAATATAATGATCAGATTATGGTTTGGTGGGACTAATGAAGTTTTCTTCTGCAATGCTTTGTGTATCCAGGTTCTTCAGGCTCCGGCTGCAGGGACATTACCTGGGACGTCTTCCAAGAACGAGGACAAAGGTTCAACTGATTCTTCATTCCAATCCCAAGCAAGCCTCTCGAATTCTTTATCAGCCATGTATTCATCTTCTGCGGTGATGGACTCTACTGTGGTAAGTATAATTTGATCTTTGAATGGCTCGTTCGCATGCGGCGATAACCTATATTCTCATATTGCTCTGCATTAAAATTGAGCAGCAGCCGTTGAGAAGCCAGCATGAAGATGGGACAGTGAATGCTCTTAACAGGCAAACTGAGTTTTCAGAAGTAAAAACAGAAACAGCTCCAATACATGGTTTTTCTCAACAAGTTCCCACAATTAAAACAAACATTTATAGCGGTTCCGCCCCATGGTCCACCCAGATGCACCACGCACAACCATCACTGCATGTTAAGGAGCAGAGAATATCGGATGATGGTTACATTTGGAGGAAATATGGGCAGAAACAAGTTAAGGGAAGCGAGAATCCACGTGGTTATTACAAGTGCACCTTTCCCAACTGCCCCACGAAAAAGAAGGTCGAAAGGAATTTAGATGGATATGTCacagaaataatatataaaggAAGCCATAATCATCCACAGcctcaatcaaataaaaaat comes from Primulina huaijiensis isolate GDHJ02 chromosome 2, ASM1229523v2, whole genome shotgun sequence and encodes:
- the LOC140971050 gene encoding protein SCAR2-like codes for the protein MPMSRYEIRNEFTLADPELYRAADKDDPEALLEGVAMAGLVGVLRQLGDLSEFAAEIFHDLHEEVMTISARGHSLMTRVQQLEADFPLIKKSFLSQTDHSSFPYNTGVDWHPNIRMDQNLVTQGDLPRFVMDSYEECRGPPRLFLLDKYDVAGAGACLKRYTDPSFFKIEISSFGMSSADVQRKKKVLKAKKKGSRWRNGDTTPEVLTSHVKLNQLFMKESIENGVSYPARRVKLKRRLNGFPFDSKSGQSYMEKLLEITSMEDKMLHEVSTKSLTLPTHSLNDSDLEVVGGGLMSPDRESKERKRSPPTSPHIQEIILKPSIHKPNEVSAYDKMFELPNSSPDVVAEDNAGNHDKETSDEDMTLDVEGGVTSYQPDDISSEMENYVDAPSAMESEMDTDSELRVKCDFTSSFINAQQLVSDSNEETSDTNEKQANTHSSDSHSSRNSTESNDGDVSSRKDLSSFSSSGSPRTSTENPQSECEVSATILPLTVIVDILPYRKTPQEDIPVSQLTKPAIYNYTCTGTATITDHESDLDQLTSSLTSSDSTPHFNLECVNKGRSESHESSPLDQDERRTSIVLDLRCSPSVSEMHSGYNSPRFSSADHLVDESDNESVPCLSTISDHSCHTADSAVLLSTDFLHDHDSDTEDPKMGENDTSTLNICDARPVERVGSLHMISNLMPNKSDGGVQEIPENSVTKCSDADHTGDRFTATSEGEKLIDEIGNEDSVAFSDIASIVEASLGKSFEQTSVASAQNSGSEDCSNSSADLQLGSQNLILLHIVHSHDLHGTVLDVQDGDGVIPVEQRTETETPAVGMPQFCEVELLRTEITGDHVFPGDSAFVECSYCPKENLENPTGTSDFVEKSKVTPCTNSVDLEGEEISSSPDSISPNKVHVQLDATDGQMQQSETAVIALSVSSIADDKDDVSLFVEHDKMVEEISPCFNDSGFDELRNYEASLLGNQGESDLVEIASQREAAASILNTVVSDTVNCDKLKSEISDTVPNSYLGFEVEHGLDPDNSATIEPSLQKNDFSTAQESSQQRGLENHTADAHSLTSGSQVKEKIELPQNQLDEELLGSDEINSGPLPLLPINHQQIPDHDEREGHENYVSVFSLENRPSPPSVPDLHAQSNHIIEGSALLKDSLSFALPSTYPFSEANHINLEEELHPLPPLPPVQWRMGKLQRASYASDGKMRKHVQLSSLGISPPTTSKDDAFSSHEELNRSRNQINQDMKTKEEMSKNYSSSLVARKLQHSSCVSDGEIMKHAESSSLGISPSTTSKDDASSSCKELNQSLNQISQGMITKVEKSEHGSSGSVARELQHASCSSDGETMKHGELSSLGISPPTTFKDDTIYSHEGLDRNLNQINQDMTTKEEKSEHSSSSFISSIMMPDTIDLRAKTEIEQEQQLVMPSSESGSTSLAGEDVSHGGQTVKLPRPRNPLIDAVTAVDKSKLRKVAERVRPEIHKVDERDSILEQIRTKSFNLKPALASRPSIRAPKTNLKVAAILQKANAIRQALVDSDDDDNWSDS
- the LOC140971051 gene encoding probable WRKY transcription factor 26; translated protein: MGSSGSNTHTDYIHYSSFCDYSNDQHMAPPYADLFASYEEQNSSFSWPADSAQSPKYKSFLPMSPSPSFPTCSTPSLFLDSPTFFDSSNVLQAPAAGTLPGTSSKNEDKGSTDSSFQSQASLSNSLSAMYSSSAVMDSTVQPLRSQHEDGTVNALNRQTEFSEVKTETAPIHGFSQQVPTIKTNIYSGSAPWSTQMHHAQPSLHVKEQRISDDGYIWRKYGQKQVKGSENPRGYYKCTFPNCPTKKKVERNLDGYVTEIIYKGSHNHPQPQSNKKSLSNSTQNPMYNHFGIPNRSDMLLENTEMVSVATTENSSASFFGGDVKMGSSRSHLRDDDENEPEAKRWKGEYENCDLSASGSSTIREPRIVVQTTSEIDILDDGYKWRKYGQKVVKGNPNPRSYYKCTYNSCPVRKHIERASHNLRAVITTYEGKHNHDVPAARGSGNYIINRPAPVNRNTGPAASWSSGMSSQSSGMNFPNQTPYNFQMLQDADTIPQSYVNSVGPYVNQMQRTENALSKAKEEPKDDYFFESFLN